One stretch of Amycolatopsis tolypomycina DNA includes these proteins:
- a CDS encoding DUF4166 domain-containing protein — MTGVFERTLGADFAKLHPRMRDRLALSDGRGMIGHGVMDRIWRGPGFTLPFLWLGSARHILFPERGRNVPFTIENYPYVDGYGRETVSFVRTFEFPRRRRRFDAQMVHSAQRGLVDYLGTHQHLAVDLAVSVRPDGGFRIRSGEFRFRDGTHLPRALTVTAAVDEWFDDGRGQFRIEVAVVHPRFGPVFGYEGGFGARYVDVGGGVSGAVKPLREKVMD; from the coding sequence GTGACCGGCGTCTTCGAGCGCACGCTCGGCGCGGACTTCGCGAAGCTGCACCCGCGGATGCGGGACAGGCTCGCCCTGTCGGACGGGCGCGGGATGATCGGCCACGGCGTGATGGACCGGATCTGGCGTGGTCCCGGCTTCACGCTGCCGTTCCTGTGGCTGGGGTCGGCGCGGCACATCCTGTTCCCCGAGCGCGGCCGGAACGTGCCGTTCACCATCGAGAACTACCCGTACGTGGACGGGTACGGCCGCGAAACGGTGTCCTTCGTGCGGACCTTCGAGTTCCCGCGCCGTCGCCGGCGCTTCGACGCCCAGATGGTGCACAGCGCGCAACGCGGGCTCGTCGACTACCTGGGCACGCACCAGCACCTGGCGGTCGACCTCGCCGTGTCGGTGCGGCCGGACGGCGGGTTCCGGATCCGCTCCGGCGAGTTCCGGTTCCGGGACGGGACGCACCTGCCGCGAGCGCTCACCGTGACCGCCGCGGTCGACGAATGGTTCGACGACGGCCGCGGGCAGTTCCGGATCGAGGTCGCGGTGGTCCATCCCCGGTTCGGGCCGGTGTTCGGCTACGAGGGCGGCTTCGGCGCGCGGTACGTCGACGTCGGCGGTGGGGTGAGCGGGGCGGTCAAGCCGCTCCGTGAGAAGGTCATGGACTGA
- a CDS encoding TetR/AcrR family transcriptional regulator codes for MGTGRNSSSQDTKQRLVDGVLEVVRQQGITAVSARSVAGAAGANQALVFYHFGTVEELVAQACISATEARVALYRDRFAAVATVGELLALGRDIRTAERAEGNLAVLAQTLAGAQGSERLAEATREALGKWITEVRTALERVLEGSPLAELADPDGLAHAVSTGFLGLTLFDTVDPGGAEQAVAALEQLAVLVDVLDGLGPVATRAVRAKLRKSRLS; via the coding sequence ATGGGCACCGGCCGGAACTCCAGTTCGCAGGACACGAAGCAGCGGCTCGTGGACGGCGTGCTGGAAGTCGTCCGGCAGCAGGGCATCACCGCCGTCTCAGCCCGGTCCGTGGCCGGCGCCGCGGGCGCCAACCAGGCGCTGGTCTTCTACCACTTCGGCACCGTCGAAGAGCTCGTCGCGCAGGCGTGCATCTCCGCGACGGAGGCGCGCGTCGCGCTCTATCGGGACCGCTTCGCCGCCGTGGCCACGGTCGGCGAGCTGCTGGCGCTCGGCCGGGACATCCGGACCGCGGAGCGCGCGGAGGGCAACCTGGCCGTCCTGGCCCAGACCCTGGCCGGCGCGCAGGGCAGCGAACGGCTCGCCGAAGCGACCCGCGAAGCCCTGGGCAAGTGGATCACCGAGGTCCGGACGGCGCTCGAGCGCGTGCTCGAGGGTTCGCCGCTGGCCGAGCTCGCGGACCCCGACGGACTGGCCCACGCCGTGTCCACCGGGTTCCTCGGACTGACGCTGTTCGACACGGTCGACCCGGGCGGCGCCGAGCAGGCCGTGGCCGCGCTGGAGCAGCTGGCCGTGCTCGTCGACGTCCTGGACGGGCTCGGCCCGGTGGCCACCCGGGCCGTCCGGGCCAAGCTCCGGAAATCCCGCCTCAGTTGA
- the argH gene encoding argininosuccinate lyase: MSGNEQPVQLWGGRFASGPAEAMAALSASTHFDWRLAPYDIAGSRAHARVLRKAGLLTEDELAGMLAALDTLAQDVASGEFTPTIADEDVHTALERGLLERAGTELGGKLRAGRSRNDQVATLFRMWLRDAARRVVAGTLEVVDALVSQAKRHPGAILPGRTHLQHAQPVLLAHHLMAHGQALLRDVSRLQDWDARTAESPYGSGALAGSSLGLDPEAVAEELGFATSVENSIDGTASRDFVAEFAFAVAMLAVNLSRIAEEVIIWNTAEFGYVTLDDAWATGSSIMPQKKNPDVAELTRGKAGRLIGNLTGLLATLKAQPLAYNRDLQEDKEPVFDSVEQLELLFPAIAGMLETLTFHTERLAELAPAGFTLATDIAEWLVRQGVPFRVAHEAAGESVRVAESRGVGLDELTDEEFEKINPALTPAVREVLTVEGSVNSRDARGGTAPARVAEQRARLEERVTAARQWLN, translated from the coding sequence GTGAGCGGGAACGAGCAGCCGGTGCAGCTGTGGGGCGGCCGGTTCGCCAGCGGTCCGGCGGAGGCCATGGCCGCGCTGAGCGCGTCGACGCACTTCGACTGGCGCCTGGCGCCCTACGACATCGCCGGGTCCCGCGCGCACGCCCGCGTGCTGCGCAAGGCGGGCCTGCTCACCGAAGACGAGCTCGCCGGCATGCTGGCCGCGCTGGACACGCTCGCCCAGGACGTCGCGTCCGGGGAGTTCACCCCGACGATCGCCGACGAGGACGTGCACACGGCACTCGAACGCGGCCTGCTCGAGCGCGCGGGCACCGAGCTCGGCGGCAAGCTGCGCGCCGGCCGCTCGCGCAACGACCAGGTGGCGACGCTGTTCCGGATGTGGCTGCGCGACGCCGCCCGTCGGGTCGTCGCCGGCACCCTGGAGGTCGTCGACGCGCTGGTCTCGCAGGCGAAGCGGCACCCGGGTGCGATCCTGCCCGGCCGCACGCACCTGCAGCACGCCCAGCCGGTGCTGCTCGCCCACCACCTGATGGCCCACGGCCAGGCGCTGCTGCGGGATGTCTCGCGGCTGCAGGACTGGGACGCCCGCACGGCCGAGTCGCCCTACGGCTCGGGTGCGCTCGCCGGCTCGTCGCTGGGGCTGGACCCCGAGGCCGTCGCCGAGGAGCTGGGCTTCGCCACGAGTGTCGAGAACTCCATCGACGGCACCGCTTCGCGCGACTTCGTCGCCGAGTTCGCCTTCGCCGTCGCGATGCTCGCGGTCAACCTGTCGCGGATCGCCGAAGAGGTGATCATCTGGAACACCGCCGAGTTCGGCTACGTGACGCTGGACGACGCCTGGGCCACCGGCAGCTCGATCATGCCGCAGAAGAAGAACCCGGACGTCGCGGAGCTGACCCGCGGCAAGGCGGGCCGGCTGATCGGCAACCTCACCGGCCTGCTGGCCACCCTCAAGGCGCAGCCGCTGGCCTACAACCGCGACCTGCAGGAGGACAAGGAGCCGGTGTTCGACTCGGTCGAGCAGCTCGAGCTCCTGTTCCCCGCGATCGCCGGCATGCTCGAAACGCTCACCTTCCACACCGAACGGCTCGCCGAGCTGGCCCCGGCCGGGTTCACCCTGGCCACCGACATCGCCGAGTGGCTGGTGCGCCAGGGCGTCCCGTTCCGCGTTGCGCACGAAGCGGCCGGCGAGAGCGTGCGCGTCGCCGAGTCCCGCGGCGTTGGCCTGGACGAGCTGACCGACGAAGAGTTCGAGAAGATCAACCCGGCACTGACGCCGGCGGTCCGCGAAGTCCTCACCGTCGAAGGCTCGGTGAACTCCCGTGACGCCCGGGGCGGCACGGCGCCGGCGCGCGTGGCCGAGCAGCGCGCGCGGCTCGAGGAGCGCGTCACAGCGGCGCGCCAGTGGCTCAACTGA
- a CDS encoding argininosuccinate synthase, with product MIDIFPAEGEFLAPDEVVITFDRGIPVAIDGETVSVAEARRMLCARGEAQRIGRGEACAALERRTGRGCASVRLVLYDGRITVA from the coding sequence ATGATCGACATCTTTCCGGCCGAGGGGGAGTTCCTCGCGCCGGACGAGGTCGTGATCACCTTCGACCGCGGGATCCCGGTGGCGATCGACGGCGAGACCGTCTCGGTCGCCGAAGCGCGCCGGATGCTGTGCGCACGGGGTGAGGCGCAGCGGATCGGGCGCGGCGAAGCGTGCGCCGCACTCGAACGGCGGACCGGCCGCGGATGTGCCAGTGTCCGCCTGGTCCTGTACGACGGCCGGATCACGGTCGCCTGA
- a CDS encoding arginine repressor, whose translation MTGSRVGRQARITELVSTMTIRSQTELAKLLAAEGIEVTQATLSRDLDELGAVKLRGPDSGAPVYVIPEDGSPVRGVQGGTSRLSRLLAELMVSADSSGNLTVLRTPPGAAQFLASAIDRAALEEVVGSIAGDDTVAVIAREPLTGKDLAERFAALAQRSADEGSP comes from the coding sequence ATGACCGGCAGCCGCGTGGGGCGCCAGGCGCGGATCACCGAGCTGGTGTCCACCATGACCATCCGCAGCCAGACCGAGCTGGCCAAGCTGCTGGCCGCCGAAGGCATCGAGGTCACCCAGGCGACGCTGTCGCGCGACCTCGACGAGCTGGGCGCGGTCAAGCTGCGCGGGCCCGACTCCGGCGCGCCGGTCTACGTCATCCCCGAGGACGGCAGCCCGGTCCGCGGGGTGCAGGGCGGCACGTCGCGGCTCTCGCGGCTGCTGGCCGAGCTGATGGTCTCGGCGGACTCGTCGGGCAACCTGACCGTGCTGCGGACGCCACCGGGCGCGGCCCAGTTCCTGGCCAGCGCGATCGACCGGGCGGCGCTCGAAGAGGTCGTCGGCTCGATCGCGGGCGACGACACCGTCGCGGTGATCGCGCGCGAGCCGCTGACCGGCAAGGATCTGGCCGAGCGGTTCGCCGCCCTCGCCCAGCGATCGGCGGACGAAGGATCACCATGA
- the argF gene encoding ornithine carbamoyltransferase, with the protein MLRHFLRDDDVSPAEQKAILDLADALKADPLGNKTLAGKSITAIFEKNSTRTRFSFEVGISQLGGHPVIVDGRSMQLGREETIEDTSRVLSRYVDGIVWRTFAQKRIEAMASAASIPVVNALTDEFHPCQVLTDLMTIRERKGKLEGLTLVYLGDGANNMAHSLLLGGVTAGMHVRVVSPVGFQPDQGVMLDAKKRATETGGSVTVFTDPHAAVDGADVLVTDTWTSMGQENDGLDRVGPFRALQINAELLKRAADEAIVLHCLPAHRGWEITDDVIDGPASAVWDEAENRLHAQKALLVWLFEESRR; encoded by the coding sequence ATGCTGCGCCACTTCCTCCGCGACGACGACGTCAGTCCGGCCGAGCAGAAAGCCATCCTCGACCTCGCCGACGCGCTCAAGGCCGACCCGCTCGGCAACAAGACCCTGGCCGGCAAGTCCATCACGGCGATCTTCGAGAAGAACTCGACGCGCACCCGGTTCTCCTTCGAGGTCGGCATCAGCCAGCTCGGCGGCCACCCGGTGATCGTCGACGGCCGTTCGATGCAGCTCGGCCGCGAAGAGACCATCGAGGACACTTCGCGGGTCCTCTCGCGGTACGTCGACGGGATCGTCTGGCGCACCTTCGCGCAGAAGCGCATCGAAGCGATGGCATCGGCCGCGTCGATCCCGGTGGTCAACGCGCTCACCGACGAGTTCCACCCGTGCCAGGTGCTCACCGACCTCATGACGATCCGCGAGCGCAAGGGCAAGCTCGAGGGCCTCACCCTCGTCTACCTCGGCGACGGCGCCAACAACATGGCGCACTCGCTGCTGCTCGGCGGGGTCACCGCCGGGATGCACGTCCGGGTCGTCTCGCCGGTCGGCTTCCAGCCCGACCAGGGCGTGATGCTGGACGCGAAGAAGCGCGCGACCGAGACCGGCGGCAGCGTCACCGTCTTCACCGACCCGCACGCGGCGGTCGACGGCGCGGACGTGCTCGTCACCGACACGTGGACGTCGATGGGGCAGGAGAACGACGGTCTCGACCGGGTCGGTCCGTTCCGCGCCCTGCAGATCAACGCCGAGCTGCTGAAGCGGGCCGCGGACGAAGCGATCGTGCTGCACTGCCTGCCCGCGCACCGCGGCTGGGAGATCACCGACGACGTGATCGACGGCCCGGCCAGCGCGGTCTGGGACGAGGCCGAGAACCGCCTGCACGCCCAGAAGGCCTTGCTGGTCTGGCTCTTCGAGGAGAGCCGGCGATGA
- a CDS encoding acetylornithine transaminase has translation MTDLTSNVDGQAHWQSALMDNYGTPKLTLVRGEGAKVWDADGKEYVDLVGGIAVNALGHAHPAVVEAVTEQIQRLGHTSNLYVNPVAVELAEALLDVAGLTGHGKVLFVNSGAEANEAALKISRLTGRTKVVAAEGAFHGRTMGALTLTGQPAKRDAFKPLVPGVQHVPFGDVEALKAAVDTDTAALFLEPVLGEAGVIPAPDGYLQAAREITKATGTLLVLDEVQTGLGRLGTWFGYQQAGIVPDVITLAKGLGGGLPLGAVIGVGAAGDLLKPGQHGTTFGGNPVCCAAGLAVLKTIAAEGLLDHVSALGKDIAAGVEALGHPLVAGVRGSGLLLGIALKQPVSAALAQAAQDAGYLVNPVAPDTVRLAPPLVLDGEQAEGFLAALPNALDSTTKDSD, from the coding sequence GTGACCGACCTCACGTCCAATGTGGACGGCCAGGCGCACTGGCAGTCCGCCCTGATGGACAACTACGGCACGCCCAAGCTGACGCTGGTGCGCGGCGAGGGCGCGAAGGTGTGGGACGCCGACGGCAAGGAGTACGTCGACCTGGTCGGCGGCATCGCCGTCAACGCGCTCGGCCACGCGCACCCGGCCGTCGTCGAAGCCGTCACCGAGCAGATCCAGCGGCTCGGCCACACCTCGAACCTCTACGTCAACCCGGTGGCCGTCGAGCTCGCCGAGGCGCTGCTCGACGTCGCCGGCCTCACCGGTCACGGCAAGGTGCTGTTCGTCAACTCCGGCGCCGAGGCCAACGAAGCCGCGCTGAAGATCAGCAGGCTGACCGGGCGCACCAAGGTGGTCGCCGCCGAAGGGGCGTTCCACGGCCGGACCATGGGCGCGCTGACGCTCACCGGCCAGCCCGCCAAGCGCGACGCCTTCAAGCCACTGGTGCCCGGCGTCCAGCACGTGCCGTTCGGAGACGTCGAAGCTCTCAAGGCCGCCGTCGACACCGACACCGCGGCGCTCTTCCTGGAGCCGGTGCTCGGCGAGGCGGGCGTCATCCCGGCGCCGGACGGCTACCTGCAGGCCGCCCGCGAAATCACCAAGGCCACCGGCACGCTGCTGGTGCTCGACGAGGTGCAGACCGGGCTCGGCAGACTCGGCACCTGGTTCGGCTACCAGCAGGCCGGCATCGTGCCGGACGTCATCACCCTGGCGAAGGGCCTCGGCGGCGGTCTCCCGCTGGGCGCGGTGATCGGCGTCGGCGCGGCGGGCGACCTGCTCAAGCCGGGCCAGCACGGCACCACCTTCGGCGGCAACCCGGTCTGCTGCGCGGCCGGCCTGGCCGTGCTGAAGACCATCGCCGCCGAAGGCCTCCTCGACCACGTCTCCGCGCTGGGCAAGGACATCGCGGCCGGGGTCGAGGCACTGGGACACCCGCTCGTCGCCGGCGTGCGCGGCTCCGGGCTGCTGCTCGGCATCGCCCTGAAACAGCCCGTCTCGGCGGCGCTCGCCCAGGCCGCCCAGGACGCCGGCTACCTCGTCAACCCGGTCGCCCCGGACACCGTCCGGCTCGCGCCCCCGCTCGTCCTCGACGGCGAACAGGCCGAAGGCTTCCTCGCCGCCCTCCCGAACGCGCTCGACTCCACCACGAAGGACTCCGACTGA
- the argB gene encoding acetylglutamate kinase — MNQEALISADERLATAAEKAGVLIEALPWLQRFHGATVVVKYGGNAMIDDQLKAAFAEDMVFLRLAGLRPVVVHGGGPQITAMLKRLGVEGEFKGGLRVTTPETMDIVRMVLTGQVSRELVGLINAHGPYAVGISGEDARLFTAERKQATVDGEQVDIGLVGEVAEVNPDAVLDIVNAGRIPVVSTVAPDVDGVVHNVNADTAAGALAAALGAEKLVVLTDVEGLYANWPDRSSLIDRVRVDRLETMLPGLASGMIPKMEACVRAIRGGVRRAHVIDGRLAHSVLLEVFTSRGIGTMVFPETELP, encoded by the coding sequence ATGAACCAGGAGGCTCTGATTTCCGCGGACGAACGACTCGCGACGGCGGCCGAAAAGGCCGGGGTGCTCATCGAGGCGCTGCCTTGGCTGCAGCGGTTCCACGGGGCCACCGTGGTGGTGAAGTACGGCGGCAACGCGATGATCGACGACCAGCTGAAGGCGGCCTTCGCCGAGGACATGGTGTTCCTCCGGCTGGCCGGCCTGCGCCCGGTCGTCGTGCACGGCGGCGGCCCGCAGATCACCGCGATGCTCAAGCGGCTCGGTGTCGAAGGCGAGTTCAAGGGCGGCCTGCGGGTCACCACGCCGGAGACGATGGACATCGTCCGGATGGTGCTCACCGGCCAGGTCAGCCGGGAGCTCGTCGGGCTGATCAACGCCCACGGGCCGTACGCGGTCGGCATCTCCGGCGAGGACGCCCGGCTGTTCACCGCCGAGCGCAAACAGGCCACTGTGGACGGTGAGCAGGTCGACATCGGGCTCGTCGGCGAGGTCGCCGAGGTCAACCCGGACGCCGTGCTCGACATCGTCAACGCCGGGCGCATCCCGGTCGTGTCCACGGTCGCCCCGGACGTCGACGGCGTGGTGCACAACGTCAACGCCGACACGGCCGCCGGTGCCTTGGCGGCCGCGCTGGGCGCGGAGAAGCTCGTCGTGCTCACCGACGTCGAAGGCCTGTACGCGAACTGGCCCGACCGGTCCTCGCTGATCGACCGCGTCCGCGTCGACCGGCTCGAGACCATGCTGCCCGGCCTGGCCAGCGGCATGATCCCGAAGATGGAGGCGTGCGTGCGCGCCATCCGCGGCGGCGTCCGCCGGGCGCACGTCATCGACGGCCGCCTCGCCCATTCCGTGCTGCTGGAGGTCTTCACCTCGCGCGGCATCGGCACCATGGTCTTCCCCGAAACGGAGCTCCCGTGA
- the argJ gene encoding bifunctional glutamate N-acetyltransferase/amino-acid acetyltransferase ArgJ: MTVTGPQGFRAAGVAAGIKASGALDLTLVVNDGPLDVAAGVFTRNVIKAAPVLWSQEVLKQQRLKAVVLNSGGANAATGPGGFQDTHATAEKVAEVLQAGAIEVAVCSTGLIGERLPMDAVLSGVDTAFKALDASPEASLNAAKGVMTTDTKPKQAFAKHDSGWSVGGFAKGAGMLAPNLATMLSVLTTDAVVDKETLDRALRAATHVTFDRLDVDGGTSTNDTVLVLASGASGVEPTEAELTELLTAVSHDLVLQLRADSEGATKDVDVTVRGAATEADAIAVARTIAEDNLVKTALFGSDPNWGRIAMALGRVPARIDPEAVSIAINGVTLFAQGVPAADRSEADLTGRAIEIVVDLGVGTSTATIYTTDLSHGYVEENSAYSS; the protein is encoded by the coding sequence GTGACCGTCACCGGCCCCCAGGGCTTCCGCGCCGCCGGCGTCGCCGCCGGGATCAAGGCCTCCGGCGCGCTCGACCTCACCCTGGTCGTTAACGACGGCCCGCTCGACGTCGCGGCCGGCGTGTTCACCCGCAACGTCATCAAGGCCGCGCCGGTGCTGTGGTCGCAGGAAGTGCTCAAGCAGCAGCGGCTGAAGGCCGTCGTCCTCAACTCGGGCGGCGCCAACGCGGCGACCGGTCCGGGTGGCTTCCAGGACACCCACGCCACGGCCGAAAAGGTCGCCGAGGTCCTGCAGGCGGGCGCGATCGAGGTCGCGGTCTGCTCCACCGGCCTGATCGGCGAACGGCTCCCGATGGACGCCGTTCTGTCCGGAGTGGACACGGCCTTCAAGGCGCTCGACGCGAGCCCCGAAGCGAGCCTGAACGCCGCCAAGGGCGTGATGACCACCGACACGAAACCCAAGCAGGCCTTCGCGAAGCACGACAGCGGCTGGAGCGTCGGCGGCTTCGCCAAGGGCGCGGGCATGCTCGCGCCGAACCTCGCCACGATGCTGTCGGTCCTCACCACCGATGCCGTGGTCGACAAGGAGACCCTCGACCGCGCCCTGCGCGCGGCCACCCACGTCACCTTCGACCGGCTCGACGTCGACGGCGGCACGTCCACCAACGACACCGTCCTGGTCCTGGCCTCCGGTGCCAGCGGGGTCGAGCCCACCGAAGCGGAGCTCACCGAGCTGCTCACCGCGGTGAGCCACGACCTGGTGCTCCAGCTGCGCGCGGACTCCGAGGGCGCGACCAAGGACGTCGACGTCACCGTGCGCGGCGCGGCCACCGAGGCCGACGCGATCGCCGTCGCCCGCACGATCGCCGAGGACAACCTGGTCAAGACGGCCCTGTTCGGCTCCGACCCGAACTGGGGCCGGATCGCCATGGCGCTCGGCCGGGTGCCTGCCCGCATCGACCCCGAGGCCGTGTCGATCGCGATCAACGGCGTCACCCTCTTCGCCCAGGGCGTGCCCGCCGCCGACCGGTCGGAAGCGGACCTCACCGGCCGGGCCATCGAAATCGTCGTCGACCTCGGTGTCGGCACCAGCACCGCGACCATCTACACCACGGATCTTTCGCACGGCTACGTCGAAGAGAACAGCGCGTACTCCTCATGA
- the argC gene encoding N-acetyl-gamma-glutamyl-phosphate reductase translates to MTVNIAVAGASGYAGGELLRLLLTHPEVEIGALTAASSAGTKLGVHQPHLVPLADRVLAETTPETLAGHDVVFLALPHGHSAAIAAQLGPDVLVVDLGADHRLADAGDWQRWYGGDHAGQWPYGLPELPGARERLTGTKRIAVPGCFPTGGSLALAPAFAAGLIEPDVTIVAVTGTSGAGKSLKPNLLGSEVMGSASAYGVGGAHRHTPEFAQNLSAVAGEKVTVSFTPVLAPMPRGILTTASAPLKEGVDEAAARAAYEKAYDAEPFVQLLPAGAWPTTSATLGSNNTQLQVTVDADAKRLVVVAAIDNLTKGTAGGAVQSMNLALGLPETTGLSTVGVAP, encoded by the coding sequence ATGACGGTGAACATCGCGGTGGCCGGAGCCAGCGGGTACGCGGGTGGTGAGCTGCTGCGCCTGCTCCTGACCCATCCCGAGGTCGAGATCGGCGCGCTCACGGCCGCCAGCAGCGCGGGCACGAAGCTCGGCGTCCACCAGCCCCACCTCGTCCCCCTCGCCGACCGCGTGCTGGCCGAGACCACGCCGGAGACCCTCGCCGGCCACGACGTCGTCTTCCTCGCGCTGCCCCACGGGCACTCCGCGGCGATCGCGGCGCAGCTCGGCCCGGACGTCCTGGTGGTCGACCTCGGCGCCGACCACCGCTTGGCCGACGCGGGCGACTGGCAGCGCTGGTACGGCGGCGACCACGCGGGCCAGTGGCCGTACGGCCTGCCCGAGCTGCCCGGCGCCCGCGAAAGGCTCACCGGCACCAAGCGCATCGCCGTGCCCGGCTGCTTCCCGACCGGCGGCTCGCTGGCGCTGGCGCCCGCGTTCGCCGCCGGGCTGATCGAGCCCGACGTCACGATCGTCGCGGTCACCGGCACCTCCGGCGCCGGCAAGAGCCTCAAGCCGAACCTGCTCGGCTCCGAGGTGATGGGCTCGGCGAGCGCGTACGGCGTCGGCGGCGCCCACCGCCACACCCCCGAGTTCGCGCAGAACCTCTCGGCCGTGGCGGGGGAGAAGGTCACCGTGTCCTTCACCCCGGTGCTCGCGCCGATGCCCCGCGGCATCCTCACCACGGCGAGCGCCCCGCTGAAGGAAGGCGTCGACGAGGCCGCCGCCCGCGCGGCCTACGAGAAGGCCTACGACGCGGAGCCGTTCGTCCAGCTGCTGCCCGCGGGCGCCTGGCCGACGACGTCGGCCACGCTCGGCTCGAACAACACCCAGCTGCAGGTCACGGTCGACGCCGACGCGAAACGCCTGGTCGTCGTCGCCGCGATCGACAACCTCACCAAGGGCACCGCGGGCGGTGCCGTCCAGTCGATGAACCTGGCCCTCGGCCTCCCCGAGACCACCGGCCTTTCCACCGTAGGAGTGGCACCGTGA
- a CDS encoding helix-turn-helix transcriptional regulator, with the protein MTDTPARLLGLLSLLQTPREWPGSELAERLGVSPRTIRRDIERLRDLGYPVEASRGVAGGYRLVAGTAMPPLVLDDEEAVAIAVGLRTAAGQTIDGIEEASVRALAKLEQVLPARLRRRVGTIGTATVAVPATGPVVDPAQLTVFAGAITNHETVRFRYRAHDGTETRRRAEPLRLVAAGRRWYLVAYDLDRADWRVFRADRVREAQATGGRVARREPPATDLAAYVLDRFYDLAPSYRAVAVLAEPAAQIAPRLGPATGELTDLGDGRCRWRSHEDTVEWLAFRLLGLGCSFTVEEPPELIERLKVMAAHAAAAVPD; encoded by the coding sequence ATGACGGACACCCCGGCCCGGTTGCTCGGCCTGCTTTCGCTGCTCCAGACACCGCGCGAATGGCCGGGCAGCGAACTGGCCGAGCGCCTGGGCGTCAGCCCGCGCACCATCCGCCGCGACATCGAGCGGCTCCGCGACCTGGGCTATCCGGTCGAGGCCAGCCGCGGGGTGGCGGGCGGGTACCGGCTGGTCGCCGGCACCGCCATGCCGCCGCTCGTGCTCGACGACGAGGAAGCCGTCGCGATCGCGGTCGGCCTGCGCACCGCGGCGGGCCAGACGATCGATGGCATCGAGGAAGCGTCCGTGCGCGCGCTGGCCAAGCTGGAGCAGGTCCTGCCCGCGCGGCTGCGCCGCCGGGTGGGCACGATCGGCACGGCGACGGTCGCCGTGCCGGCCACCGGGCCCGTCGTCGACCCGGCGCAGCTGACGGTGTTCGCGGGGGCGATCACCAACCACGAGACCGTGCGGTTCCGCTACCGCGCCCACGACGGCACCGAGACCCGGCGCCGGGCCGAGCCGCTCCGGCTGGTCGCCGCCGGCCGCCGCTGGTACCTGGTGGCCTACGACCTCGACCGGGCGGACTGGCGCGTGTTCCGCGCCGACCGCGTCCGCGAGGCTCAGGCAACCGGCGGCCGGGTGGCGCGGCGCGAGCCGCCGGCCACGGACCTGGCGGCCTACGTGCTGGACCGGTTCTACGACCTGGCGCCGTCGTACCGGGCAGTGGCCGTGCTGGCGGAGCCGGCAGCGCAGATAGCTCCCCGCCTCGGCCCGGCGACCGGCGAACTGACCGACCTCGGCGACGGCCGCTGCCGGTGGCGCAGCCACGAGGACACCGTGGAGTGGCTCGCGTTCCGGCTGCTGGGGCTGGGGTGCTCGTTCACGGTCGAGGAACCGCCGGAGCTGATCGAGCGTCTGAAGGTGATGGCGGCCCACGCGGCCGCGGCGGTGCCCGACTGA
- a CDS encoding helix-turn-helix domain containing protein, translating to MSIIQQRRTEVRAQENTYQIMVATRTDVDRPEPTPRVMITLEAGGPGGEPVAEGSLDLDVAVAATVAELVSDGLLSATGAVRGARRRSADRPAQQGRPWSEEMDAELESRWIAGESVAEIAAYFERTPGGIRARLPRVGCDPENPGCYLPVPPSRRTDLDGEEPG from the coding sequence ATGTCGATCATCCAACAGCGCCGGACCGAGGTCCGGGCACAGGAGAACACCTACCAGATCATGGTCGCGACCAGGACGGACGTCGACCGCCCCGAACCCACGCCCCGGGTGATGATCACCCTGGAGGCCGGCGGTCCGGGCGGCGAACCGGTGGCCGAGGGCAGCCTCGACCTGGACGTCGCGGTGGCGGCCACGGTGGCGGAGCTCGTCTCGGACGGGTTGCTGTCCGCCACCGGCGCGGTCCGCGGGGCGCGGCGAAGATCCGCGGATCGTCCTGCCCAGCAGGGCCGCCCGTGGAGCGAGGAGATGGACGCGGAGCTGGAGAGCCGGTGGATCGCGGGGGAGAGCGTCGCGGAGATCGCGGCGTACTTCGAGCGCACCCCGGGCGGCATCCGCGCCCGCCTGCCGCGCGTGGGCTGCGACCCGGAGAACCCTGGCTGCTACCTCCCGGTGCCGCCGAGCAGGCGCACCGACCTGGACGGAGAGGAGCCGGGCTGA